A part of Thermococcus sp. SY098 genomic DNA contains:
- a CDS encoding dihydropteroate synthase-like protein has product MKILLVTGKLAEPLVRKYGKGCDVFVTPVSVAAFLTPKLIAYYLRKAGIERKDYDLVLIPGLVRGSAQIIEDELGIPAFKGSRYAFDLPQILKALKKGFKLSKEIPADDLFQRDALKKVEDIKNKTKNRDYIEKALKKPHNFLIGNLPVGFDFPHRILAEIVDAPKLSVNEIVSRAIYYLESGADIIDIGMVSGETNPEFIELIPEVRDALRERGHDAPVSFDSLNTKEIERALDYADLFLSVDESNLEELVTEKPVVLIPTNQKKGFFPGNPQERVEFLEKLKEKALELGYKRIIPDLILEHIPNLARSITAFQLYRERNPDDVLLAGVGNVVELIDADSVGINAVMAGFAKELKIPLLLTTEVSPKCHGSVKELRRALDMMLFDMPKNLGFDLLILKEKRSEKVEYEAKSPIVEAREREVKLEDIYFRIFTKEEKIWVIAHRGTEQILTIVGEEPNAIIDTILEHFQISPRHAFYLGRELERAKTALRLKRSYVQEVELFKEFY; this is encoded by the coding sequence ATGAAGATCCTCCTCGTGACGGGAAAACTTGCTGAGCCACTGGTGAGAAAATACGGTAAAGGCTGCGATGTATTTGTAACTCCCGTCAGCGTAGCCGCTTTTTTAACGCCAAAGCTCATAGCCTATTATCTGAGAAAAGCAGGAATAGAGCGTAAAGATTATGATTTGGTTTTAATACCAGGTCTTGTTAGGGGTTCAGCTCAAATAATCGAAGATGAGCTTGGCATTCCAGCATTTAAAGGATCGAGATATGCATTTGACCTGCCTCAAATTTTGAAAGCGTTGAAAAAAGGCTTCAAGCTGAGCAAAGAAATTCCAGCCGATGACCTCTTTCAACGGGATGCACTTAAGAAAGTTGAGGATATTAAAAATAAGACAAAAAACAGGGATTATATTGAAAAAGCCCTCAAAAAACCCCATAACTTCCTAATTGGAAACCTGCCAGTAGGCTTTGACTTCCCGCACAGAATCCTGGCTGAGATAGTTGATGCACCAAAGCTGAGCGTTAATGAGATAGTGAGCAGAGCCATCTATTACCTCGAGAGCGGAGCGGACATAATAGACATCGGCATGGTAAGCGGAGAAACGAATCCGGAATTTATCGAGCTGATTCCAGAAGTTCGGGATGCTCTGAGGGAAAGAGGACATGATGCACCGGTAAGCTTTGATTCCTTAAACACGAAGGAAATTGAGAGGGCTTTGGACTATGCCGACCTTTTCCTCAGCGTTGACGAGAGCAACCTCGAGGAGCTTGTGACTGAGAAGCCAGTGGTTTTAATACCCACAAACCAGAAAAAAGGATTCTTTCCGGGGAATCCACAGGAAAGGGTTGAGTTTTTGGAAAAGCTCAAGGAAAAAGCTCTCGAGCTGGGATATAAGCGAATTATCCCCGACCTCATCCTTGAGCATATCCCTAACTTAGCCCGCTCAATCACAGCTTTTCAGCTCTATCGTGAGAGAAATCCAGATGATGTGCTATTGGCTGGTGTTGGCAATGTGGTTGAGCTGATTGATGCTGATAGCGTTGGGATAAACGCAGTTATGGCAGGTTTTGCCAAAGAACTGAAAATTCCTCTGCTTTTAACCACAGAAGTTAGCCCCAAGTGCCATGGAAGTGTCAAAGAGCTGAGGAGAGCTTTGGACATGATGCTCTTCGACATGCCCAAGAATTTAGGTTTTGATCTGCTGATTTTGAAGGAGAAGAGAAGTGAAAAAGTTGAGTATGAAGCTAAATCCCCTATAGTTGAAGCCAGAGAAAGGGAAGTTAAGCTGGAGGATATTTACTTCAGGATTTTTACAAAAGAGGAGAAAATCTGGGTGATTGCTCATAGAGGAACCGAGCAGATTTTAACGATAGTGGGAGAAGAACCAAATGCAATAATCGACACAATTCTTGAACATTTTCAAATCTCGCCAAGGCACGCTTTTTACCTTGGAAGAGAGCTCGAGAGAGCTAAAACCGCTTTAAGATTAAAGCGCTCCTATGTACAGGAGGTTGAGCTCTTCAAGGAGTTCTACTGA
- a CDS encoding DUF3216 domain-containing protein, whose protein sequence is MEVLEELKTLCRELGEESLIPRIESFIALNKEFESKKGKEFVEVSILGFAEGILTTLKLKYPENEKVRSLLEKVSTQRKELDIKFRKPKPPIFDE, encoded by the coding sequence ATGGAGGTTTTGGAAGAGCTCAAAACCCTTTGCAGAGAGCTTGGGGAGGAAAGCCTAATTCCAAGAATTGAGTCATTCATAGCCCTAAATAAAGAGTTCGAATCCAAAAAGGGCAAAGAATTTGTTGAAGTTTCCATATTGGGATTTGCAGAGGGAATTCTGACAACACTCAAACTCAAGTATCCTGAGAATGAGAAAGTTAGGAGCTTGCTTGAGAAAGTAAGCACTCAAAGGAAAGAACTCGATATAAAGTTCAGAAAACCAAAACCGCCGATTTTTGACGAATGA
- the hepT gene encoding type VII toxin-antitoxin system HepT family RNase toxin has translation MFDIERIGKIISDIERFLSDLDSMEIKNVDDLRDRKTFYASSMLIFAILNRVIDLGEELILAYGLGIPKTYRAIFKELGKAGIIDKNLQTVLESLVFYRNAIAHEYYDIDEEEIFEVINSLDAVRRFVKRVKEILQS, from the coding sequence ATGTTTGACATCGAGAGAATTGGAAAGATCATCAGCGATATAGAGAGGTTTCTTAGTGATTTAGATAGCATGGAGATTAAGAACGTTGATGATCTAAGGGATAGAAAAACGTTCTATGCTTCTTCAATGCTTATCTTTGCTATTTTAAATAGGGTAATAGACTTGGGGGAGGAATTAATCCTCGCATATGGGTTGGGAATTCCAAAGACATATAGAGCGATTTTTAAAGAGCTCGGAAAAGCTGGAATCATTGACAAAAATCTTCAAACTGTGCTGGAGAGTCTTGTGTTCTACCGTAATGCTATCGCCCATGAGTACTATGATATTGATGAGGAGGAGATCTTTGAGGTAATAAATTCCCTTGACGCCGTGAGAAGATTTGTAAAAAGGGTAAAAGAAATCCTTCAATCGTAA
- a CDS encoding M20/M25/M40 family metallo-hydrolase — MKAERAKEILINLLRIPSPSGKEDRLALHIMEFLHKLGYDVHIESDGEIINLIVNPDAELFYEVHMDTIDIRVQPFIRGNIVYGTGASDVKGGLASILLMLESLKKEGKDLNVGIVFVSDEEKGGRGSALFMERYRPKMAIVLEPTDLEVHIAHAGNIEAYFEVDGKEAHGACPESGENAIELAYKMLEELKALEPFNQKGKYFDPHVGLQELVCENPYYLIPALCKGRLEARLLPEQEVEDILDLFDPILEEYTLRYEYTEIWDGYELDENEEIVQIAKKAMDSTGLDEFGGMRSWTDAINFMYNGTKTIVFGPGNLDISHTKNEHIDVRDVVKASEFLTAVNDIFGKS, encoded by the coding sequence ATGAAAGCTGAGAGAGCCAAGGAAATTTTGATTAATCTGCTGAGAATCCCTTCCCCTTCCGGAAAGGAAGACAGACTGGCGTTGCATATCATGGAGTTCCTCCACAAACTCGGTTATGATGTCCATATAGAGAGCGATGGCGAGATAATAAACCTCATCGTTAACCCAGATGCCGAGCTCTTCTATGAAGTGCACATGGATACAATTGACATAAGGGTTCAACCATTCATAAGAGGCAACATCGTCTATGGAACTGGAGCGAGCGATGTGAAAGGAGGTTTGGCGAGCATTTTGCTCATGCTTGAGAGCCTAAAGAAGGAAGGTAAAGACTTAAACGTTGGAATTGTCTTTGTCAGCGATGAGGAGAAAGGAGGAAGAGGATCTGCCCTGTTCATGGAACGGTACAGACCAAAGATGGCAATTGTTTTGGAACCAACTGACCTTGAAGTCCACATAGCCCATGCCGGAAACATTGAGGCTTACTTTGAGGTTGATGGAAAAGAAGCCCACGGAGCTTGTCCTGAAAGTGGAGAAAATGCCATTGAATTGGCTTACAAGATGTTGGAGGAGCTTAAAGCTCTGGAACCGTTTAATCAGAAGGGTAAATACTTTGATCCCCATGTTGGACTGCAGGAGCTTGTCTGTGAAAACCCGTATTACCTAATCCCAGCTCTATGTAAGGGTCGTCTTGAAGCTCGTCTGTTACCGGAGCAGGAAGTTGAGGATATTCTTGACTTATTTGATCCAATACTTGAGGAGTACACGCTGAGATATGAATACACAGAGATATGGGATGGTTATGAGCTCGATGAGAACGAGGAGATTGTGCAGATAGCCAAGAAGGCAATGGATTCAACTGGCTTGGATGAATTTGGAGGAATGAGGAGCTGGACAGATGCAATAAACTTCATGTACAACGGAACAAAGACCATAGTCTTTGGACCCGGCAACCTGGATATTTCCCACACGAAGAATGAGCATATAGATGTGAGAGACGTCGTTAAAGCGAGCGAGTTCTTAACTGCCGTGAATGACATTTTTGGAAAGAGCTGA
- a CDS encoding MBL fold metallo-hydrolase, which yields MIPIEIPPNTVMLKGIGWDSNIYLVRDENEALIIDTGTGVYWHKYIDVWLNENYLKGVEKITIFNTHEHFDHVGGNMAFMRYFEEKGFDVYFAAHKYTAEALESGDDYVILSFYHGRSYTPHEVHLKLSGGDTLRVGNLELIVIHTPGHTRGSTCLYEPKEKLLFTGDTIFNKTVGRTDFPTGSLEMLKKSLQKLEKLDVYLGLPGHGRVIKNWKENLEYVKHLLEDFE from the coding sequence ATGATTCCCATCGAGATTCCGCCGAACACTGTAATGCTCAAAGGCATTGGCTGGGACTCAAACATATACTTAGTTAGAGACGAAAATGAAGCGCTGATAATAGACACTGGAACTGGAGTTTACTGGCACAAATACATAGATGTCTGGCTCAATGAGAACTATTTGAAAGGTGTTGAAAAAATTACAATTTTCAATACCCATGAGCATTTTGACCATGTTGGTGGGAACATGGCTTTTATGAGATATTTTGAGGAAAAGGGTTTTGACGTTTACTTTGCTGCTCATAAATATACGGCTGAAGCATTGGAAAGCGGAGATGACTATGTGATACTTTCATTCTACCATGGAAGAAGCTACACCCCTCATGAAGTCCACCTAAAGCTGAGTGGTGGGGATACTTTACGAGTTGGCAACCTTGAGCTGATTGTAATTCACACTCCCGGACATACAAGGGGAAGTACTTGCCTGTATGAACCGAAGGAAAAGCTGCTCTTCACTGGAGACACAATTTTCAACAAGACTGTTGGAAGGACGGATTTTCCTACAGGAAGCTTAGAGATGCTCAAAAAGTCTCTCCAGAAGCTTGAAAAGCTTGACGTCTATCTTGGTTTGCCGGGTCATGGGAGGGTAATTAAAAACTGGAAAGAAAATCTTGAGTACGTAAAGCACCTTCTGGAGGACTTCGAATGA
- the mntA gene encoding type VII toxin-antitoxin system MntA family adenylyltransferase antitoxin yields the protein MIEEVVEELKLYPWVIAVYLFGSRATGKAKPYSDYDICVITEPRITKAQRREILSLSSRKIDISIFWDLPIYIRFRVLSEGKPLFVRDEKKLHRIKARAFKEYWDFKPLLERHLKRVLSNV from the coding sequence ATGATTGAGGAAGTTGTCGAAGAATTAAAGCTGTATCCATGGGTCATTGCTGTTTATCTCTTTGGTTCTCGGGCTACTGGAAAAGCTAAACCATACTCCGATTATGATATTTGCGTGATAACTGAACCCAGAATAACCAAAGCCCAAAGGCGTGAAATTTTGAGTCTTTCCTCACGAAAGATTGATATTTCAATTTTCTGGGATTTGCCGATATATATCCGCTTCAGAGTTCTTAGTGAAGGAAAGCCGTTGTTCGTTAGAGATGAAAAAAAGCTCCATAGAATAAAAGCAAGGGCATTCAAGGAGTACTGGGATTTTAAACCCCTTTTAGAAAGGCATCTGAAGAGGGTGCTAAGTAATGTTTGA
- a CDS encoding YchF/TatD family DNA exonuclease has product MIDAHAHFEFYKRDAPKIIEECKAELKAVVDSITEYRKAHVWKSWEMLKPYFGFIFPTLGYHPNEARRGNWEKVGKVEEFIWEHKDEIVAIGEIGLDYHYAENEKQKENQMQIFRHFLELALEIKKPVVIHARESEKEAYEIVQRYGVKAYFHSFAGSKELAKEIAENEHCIGINTGIVFIPEVKAAAEVLDVEVVLVETDSPYMSPFKGQRNKPCYVKVAIEEIAKLKELSFEEVERITEGNAIKFFNLKLR; this is encoded by the coding sequence ATGATAGACGCTCACGCTCATTTTGAGTTTTATAAGCGAGATGCACCAAAAATTATAGAGGAGTGCAAAGCTGAGCTTAAAGCCGTTGTTGACTCAATAACGGAGTACAGAAAAGCTCATGTATGGAAAAGCTGGGAGATGCTGAAGCCTTACTTCGGCTTTATCTTCCCAACGCTTGGCTATCATCCAAACGAAGCGAGGCGAGGGAATTGGGAGAAGGTTGGGAAGGTTGAGGAGTTCATATGGGAGCATAAAGATGAAATCGTTGCAATCGGTGAAATCGGCTTGGACTACCACTACGCTGAAAATGAAAAGCAGAAAGAAAACCAGATGCAAATTTTCAGGCACTTCCTTGAATTAGCACTTGAAATTAAAAAGCCTGTAGTCATTCATGCCAGGGAGTCTGAAAAAGAGGCATATGAAATTGTTCAGCGCTATGGTGTAAAAGCATACTTCCACTCTTTCGCTGGAAGTAAAGAGCTGGCGAAGGAGATTGCAGAGAACGAACATTGCATCGGGATAAACACTGGTATTGTCTTCATACCAGAAGTCAAAGCTGCGGCAGAAGTTCTCGATGTTGAGGTAGTTTTGGTAGAAACAGACTCTCCTTATATGAGCCCATTTAAAGGGCAGAGAAATAAGCCCTGCTACGTAAAGGTAGCAATTGAAGAGATAGCAAAGCTTAAAGAGCTGAGCTTTGAAGAAGTGGAGAGGATAACTGAGGGGAATGCTATTAAATTTTTCAATCTAAAGCTGAGGTGA
- a CDS encoding DUF504 domain-containing protein, producing MRKGSVKEALAKIKYDPRENESDYYIVIEHRGAYGNIKKIPVEIIELGHGYFFIGETQIPYHRILAVVRKDGKIVWRKRGLSEELKF from the coding sequence ATGAGAAAGGGCTCAGTAAAAGAGGCATTGGCAAAGATAAAGTACGATCCAAGAGAAAACGAGAGCGATTACTACATAGTGATTGAGCACCGGGGAGCTTATGGAAACATCAAGAAAATCCCTGTAGAAATTATTGAACTTGGGCACGGCTACTTCTTTATTGGCGAAACGCAGATTCCTTATCATAGGATTTTGGCGGTTGTTAGGAAAGATGGGAAAATCGTGTGGAGGAAGAGGGGACTAAGCGAAGAGCTTAAATTCTGA
- a CDS encoding ABC transporter ATP-binding protein, whose amino-acid sequence MIEVENLTKKFGDKVAVNEISFHVHDGEIYGLLGPNGSGKSTTMKILAGILKPTSGKVLVEGINVSKNPIEVKKVVGYVPETPILYESLTPSELFNFVGSIRGIPKNRLEERVNYFVKAFGIEEYLEQFIGTLSFGTQQKVSLITALLHDPKVLILDEAMNGLDPKSARILRELLLEFKKEGKSIVFSTHILSLAEVICDRIGVIYQGKIIAEGTIEELKEKAHEESLEDIFLKLTESKDEIVHIVQALKESL is encoded by the coding sequence ATGATTGAAGTTGAAAACCTCACTAAAAAGTTCGGCGATAAGGTTGCCGTTAATGAAATAAGCTTTCATGTTCATGATGGTGAAATTTACGGTCTTCTGGGACCAAACGGGAGTGGGAAGTCAACCACCATGAAAATCCTTGCTGGGATTTTAAAGCCTACAAGCGGAAAGGTTCTGGTTGAAGGAATAAACGTTAGTAAAAATCCGATTGAAGTCAAAAAAGTGGTTGGCTATGTTCCAGAGACACCAATTTTGTATGAAAGCTTAACACCAAGCGAACTTTTCAACTTTGTCGGAAGTATAAGGGGGATTCCGAAGAATAGACTTGAGGAGAGGGTGAACTATTTCGTTAAGGCTTTTGGCATTGAGGAGTATTTAGAGCAGTTTATTGGAACGCTCAGCTTTGGAACTCAGCAGAAGGTTTCTTTGATAACTGCTCTTTTACATGACCCAAAAGTTCTCATCTTAGATGAGGCTATGAATGGTTTAGATCCAAAGTCAGCCAGAATCTTAAGGGAGCTCTTGCTTGAATTTAAAAAGGAAGGAAAGAGCATAGTTTTCTCCACACATATTCTGTCCTTAGCTGAGGTCATCTGCGATAGAATCGGCGTCATCTATCAGGGTAAGATAATTGCAGAGGGAACAATTGAAGAGCTTAAAGAGAAAGCCCATGAAGAAAGCCTCGAAGATATCTTCCTCAAGCTCACAGAGAGCAAAGATGAGATTGTCCATATAGTTCAAGCTCTCAAGGAAAGCCTATAG
- a CDS encoding ATP-binding protein codes for MFIDRETEIRLLEERLERGRAEFIVVYGRRRVGKTALLLEFIKKHGGLYLLARETSETENLKRFSEKLADYFNDEFLRKNPLQSWDAFFEYLYQKSLKDRFIIVIDEFPYIMKGNKALPSILQEYWDLKLLQGKIFLIICGSSVSMMEKLLGYKSPLYGRRTAQIKLKPLSFFSAKEFFPRYPLEEFVKVYGILGGTPAYLLEFNDEKSVEENLLDYFRPDSFLYGDALFILREELEEPRNYFAIMEAIARGKTTLNEIVNETSLERSTVGKYLSVLIDLDLVRREIPITASWKTRKGRYYITDPYFAFWFRYVYPNSDLIETGQKKELVELVMEDFNSYLGWVFEEIAKQFLIELNKRKELPFGFMKIGRWWHKNEEIDLVGLNEREKTALFVEVKWKELSEREAKGILEDLERKSELGGLEGWEKLYGVVAKNVKAKEKLRAENWLVWDLKDFKRLIGKKCL; via the coding sequence ATGTTCATCGATAGGGAAACCGAGATTAGGTTGCTTGAGGAGAGGTTGGAAAGGGGAAGAGCAGAATTTATAGTTGTATACGGAAGAAGGAGGGTTGGAAAGACAGCTCTGCTGCTTGAGTTCATAAAAAAACATGGAGGGCTTTATCTTCTCGCAAGGGAAACGAGTGAAACTGAGAATCTAAAACGCTTCTCGGAAAAGTTAGCTGATTATTTTAACGATGAATTTCTGAGGAAAAATCCACTTCAGAGCTGGGACGCGTTTTTCGAGTATCTTTATCAAAAATCTCTCAAAGATAGGTTTATTATCGTTATTGATGAGTTTCCCTACATCATGAAAGGAAACAAGGCCTTGCCCTCGATATTGCAGGAATACTGGGATTTAAAGCTCTTGCAGGGAAAGATATTCCTCATAATCTGCGGCTCCAGCGTTTCCATGATGGAAAAGCTCCTCGGTTATAAAAGCCCCCTCTACGGCAGAAGAACTGCACAGATTAAGCTCAAACCCCTGAGTTTTTTCAGTGCGAAGGAATTCTTTCCGCGGTATCCACTTGAGGAGTTTGTAAAGGTCTACGGAATACTGGGAGGGACCCCAGCCTATCTTCTTGAGTTCAATGATGAAAAAAGCGTTGAAGAGAATCTGCTGGATTACTTCAGACCGGATTCGTTCCTCTATGGAGATGCACTTTTCATCCTAAGGGAGGAGCTTGAAGAGCCGAGAAATTACTTCGCCATAATGGAGGCGATAGCAAGGGGAAAAACTACGCTCAATGAAATCGTAAACGAAACGAGTTTAGAGAGGTCCACTGTAGGGAAATACTTAAGTGTTCTCATTGACCTCGACTTAGTGCGAAGAGAAATTCCCATAACAGCAAGCTGGAAGACCAGGAAGGGGAGATACTACATAACTGACCCGTATTTTGCCTTTTGGTTCCGCTATGTTTATCCCAACTCAGATTTGATAGAGACTGGACAGAAAAAAGAGCTCGTTGAGCTCGTGATGGAAGACTTCAACAGCTACCTCGGCTGGGTTTTTGAGGAAATTGCAAAGCAGTTTCTTATTGAGCTGAATAAACGGAAAGAGTTGCCTTTCGGGTTCATGAAAATTGGAAGGTGGTGGCACAAAAACGAGGAGATTGACCTCGTTGGGTTAAACGAAAGGGAGAAGACGGCTCTCTTCGTTGAGGTGAAATGGAAGGAGCTGAGCGAAAGAGAAGCTAAGGGGATTTTGGAAGATCTAGAGAGGAAAAGTGAACTCGGGGGATTGGAGGGATGGGAGAAACTTTACGGCGTTGTGGCGAAGAATGTGAAAGCTAAAGAAAAGCTAAGAGCCGAAAACTGGCTCGTCTGGGATTTGAAAGACTTCAAAAGGCTTATTGGGAAGAAATGCTTATGA
- a CDS encoding DEAD/DEAH box helicase — protein sequence MHILLRKAIGEKFGRLNELQVRAFREISAGKSVLIIAPTGSGKTEAAVLPVLDAILKNGLKPISALYIAPIKALNRDLLERLEWWGAKTGIRVEVRHGDTSAYKKAKQTKNPPHLLIITPETLGVILTMKSLRAYLKNVKFVIVDEIAELVDNKRGVQLILGLERLAEIAEFQRIGLSATVGNEEEIEEWLKADAIVKPSLRKEYSVKVFFPSPDERDLKLAEKLKLPVDVATRLRVLWDIVEKHKRALIFTNTRQFAEILAHRLKAWGKPVEVHHGSLSKEARIQAERFLKEGKIKALICTSSMELGIDIGDVDVVVQYMSPRQVNRLIQRIGRARHRLGEVSRGYIITANVEDYLESLIIAQRAIEGKLERVKPYENALDVLAHFIVGLLIEYKHLPKDKPFEIAKRAYPYRNLKWEDYEGVLNILQEAHLIGYDEDKGILFLRRGAYAYYYENLSTIPDEVSYRVFDVSSGHIIGRLDESFVMDLEEGTEFIMNGKSWILLGIDEEAKLLKVRESKSLESAIPSWEGEMIPVPLEVALDVGRLKRELLFDFERAKRIIKDVEFNEEELGKAKEILKMQEPLSTDRDVGIESLSKALVVHADFGNQVNEAIGRFVWSFLSMRYGKVFTMRAQAHAIVFKTPFQLNPSEVKSYLLQDGRALPFVISKSLRGSIIYRWRMLNVAKRIGALRREAKIRKVEKLFEGTIIEKETLNELFHDKLDIENATEILDKIKSGMIRIKTTLNSEPSPLAEMNINIGGEFLISGELERDEILELFKQRLLDTEVMLICINCGWSSRTKVSRLRERLKYLECPKCSSRMIAVAHPIDAEEFLKAFKKLKRGEKLEKSEERAYGKLIKAADLVQSYGFDGVLALASYGTGPDTAARLLSQYRGEALLVALMEREREFIRTRRFWVDKEERKAKEE from the coding sequence ATGCACATCCTCCTCAGAAAAGCCATTGGAGAAAAGTTTGGCAGGCTTAATGAACTCCAAGTTAGGGCTTTTAGGGAGATTAGCGCAGGAAAGAGTGTTTTAATTATTGCCCCCACGGGAAGCGGAAAAACTGAAGCTGCTGTTCTGCCCGTTTTAGATGCAATTTTGAAGAATGGTTTAAAACCAATCTCCGCCCTCTACATCGCTCCCATCAAAGCTCTGAACAGGGATCTGCTCGAGCGTTTGGAATGGTGGGGAGCTAAAACTGGGATTAGAGTTGAAGTAAGACACGGCGATACTTCCGCATATAAAAAAGCAAAGCAGACAAAAAACCCTCCACATCTTTTGATAATCACCCCCGAAACTCTTGGAGTTATTTTGACAATGAAATCGCTCAGAGCTTATCTGAAAAATGTCAAATTCGTCATTGTTGACGAAATAGCAGAGCTTGTTGATAATAAGAGAGGAGTACAGTTAATTTTGGGTCTTGAGCGCTTAGCTGAGATTGCAGAATTCCAACGAATCGGACTAAGCGCAACGGTTGGAAATGAGGAAGAAATTGAGGAATGGCTGAAAGCCGATGCAATTGTAAAGCCTTCGCTCAGGAAGGAGTATTCGGTAAAAGTCTTCTTTCCTTCTCCTGATGAAAGAGATTTAAAGCTTGCTGAAAAGTTAAAGCTTCCCGTAGATGTGGCAACTCGTTTGAGGGTTCTCTGGGATATTGTGGAGAAGCATAAACGGGCTTTGATTTTCACAAATACAAGGCAGTTTGCTGAAATCTTGGCTCATCGCTTAAAAGCTTGGGGCAAACCAGTCGAAGTTCATCATGGGAGTTTGTCAAAAGAAGCGAGGATACAAGCTGAGAGGTTCCTAAAAGAGGGGAAAATCAAAGCTTTGATATGCACTTCTTCTATGGAGCTCGGCATAGACATTGGAGATGTGGATGTTGTCGTTCAATACATGAGTCCGAGACAAGTAAACAGACTAATTCAGCGCATAGGGCGAGCAAGGCATAGATTGGGAGAAGTTAGCAGGGGCTACATAATCACAGCTAATGTTGAGGATTATCTTGAAAGTCTAATAATAGCCCAGAGAGCTATTGAGGGAAAGCTTGAGAGAGTTAAGCCGTATGAAAATGCTCTCGATGTCTTAGCTCACTTCATTGTAGGCTTGCTGATTGAATACAAGCATCTGCCAAAGGATAAGCCATTTGAGATTGCCAAGAGAGCTTACCCATACAGAAACTTAAAATGGGAAGATTATGAGGGAGTTTTAAACATCCTGCAAGAGGCTCATCTGATAGGCTATGATGAAGATAAAGGCATTCTCTTCTTGAGGAGAGGGGCTTATGCTTATTACTACGAAAATCTCTCAACGATTCCCGATGAGGTATCTTACAGAGTTTTTGACGTTTCAAGCGGGCATATAATAGGTCGTTTGGACGAGAGCTTTGTCATGGATTTGGAGGAGGGAACGGAGTTCATAATGAATGGCAAAAGTTGGATTCTCCTTGGTATTGATGAAGAAGCAAAGTTGCTCAAAGTGAGAGAGAGCAAAAGCCTTGAGAGTGCGATTCCGAGCTGGGAAGGTGAGATGATCCCCGTTCCTTTGGAAGTTGCTTTGGATGTTGGAAGACTGAAAAGGGAGTTGCTGTTTGACTTTGAGAGAGCGAAAAGGATTATTAAAGATGTTGAATTTAACGAGGAAGAGCTGGGAAAAGCCAAGGAAATTCTCAAAATGCAAGAGCCTTTAAGCACAGATAGAGATGTTGGCATTGAATCCCTGTCAAAGGCTCTTGTAGTCCATGCGGACTTTGGGAATCAGGTTAATGAAGCCATTGGAAGGTTTGTGTGGAGTTTCCTCTCAATGAGGTATGGTAAAGTTTTCACAATGAGAGCACAAGCCCATGCAATTGTGTTTAAAACTCCATTCCAGCTCAATCCGAGTGAAGTGAAAAGCTATCTCCTCCAAGACGGCAGAGCTTTACCCTTTGTGATTTCAAAAAGCTTAAGGGGGAGCATAATTTACAGGTGGAGAATGCTGAACGTGGCAAAGAGGATTGGCGCTTTGAGGAGAGAGGCTAAAATAAGAAAAGTTGAAAAGCTTTTTGAAGGCACGATAATTGAGAAGGAAACCCTAAATGAGCTTTTCCATGACAAGCTCGACATCGAGAATGCAACTGAAATTTTGGACAAAATAAAAAGCGGCATGATTAGAATTAAAACCACCTTAAATTCTGAACCGTCACCCCTAGCAGAGATGAATATAAACATCGGCGGAGAGTTCCTAATCAGCGGAGAGCTTGAAAGAGACGAGATCCTTGAACTGTTCAAGCAAAGGTTGTTGGATACTGAAGTTATGCTGATCTGTATAAACTGTGGCTGGAGCTCAAGAACGAAGGTTTCCCGCTTGAGAGAGCGCTTAAAGTATCTGGAGTGTCCCAAGTGTTCTTCAAGAATGATTGCCGTTGCTCATCCAATTGATGCAGAGGAATTCCTCAAAGCTTTTAAAAAGCTTAAAAGAGGTGAGAAGCTGGAAAAAAGCGAAGAGAGAGCCTACGGAAAGCTAATAAAGGCAGCCGATTTGGTTCAAAGTTACGGTTTCGATGGGGTTTTGGCTTTAGCGAGCTACGGGACGGGGCCAGATACAGCTGCAAGACTTTTGAGCCAGTACAGAGGTGAGGCTCTGCTGGTTGCTCTGATGGAGCGTGAGAGAGAGTTCATAAGGACGAGGAGATTCTGGGTGGACAAAGAGGAAAGGAAAGCAAAAGAGGAGTAA